A genome region from Triticum aestivum cultivar Chinese Spring chromosome 2B, IWGSC CS RefSeq v2.1, whole genome shotgun sequence includes the following:
- the LOC123039413 gene encoding benzyl alcohol O-benzoyltransferase: protein MSTLSLTVLRREPVLVGPASPTTPCEKKRLSDVDNQDELRSHIRGIFFYRGGGLARGDPGDIIRRALSEALVHYYPLAGRLLEVENRKLAVDCTGEGVTFIEADADVRMADLEADVPGLMPPFPWIEELCFEVDGSSAVLNCPLVIIQVTRLLCGGFAVWHSFNHTMCDAAGFIQFLNAVAELARVPERRRRARSSPTVAPAWSREVLDARSPPTPAFPHSEYDPVPRAQTPTEDDVVRRAFVFGLSDIAAIKEGLPPHLRDRATSFEVLAAVLWRARTASLRTLWSDEEARLVTVVSARRHSSALSLPAGYYGFACAYVTVVMAASTLLSCSLADVVEQVREAKASVTPEYMRSTADLLVLRGRPPLARANMFLLSDLRHVGFQRVDFGWGEPVYGGPSGVKFGSAFVAVKTSDGTDAVAVPVALPTMAMDSYREQTVSDSLCGAPRLVMMVAGGPEFMQSATLTNTGLG from the exons ATGTCGACGCTCAGCCTCACCGTGCTCCGGAGAGAGCCCGTGCTCGTCGGCCCAGCCTCGCCGACGACACCGTGCGAGAAGAAGCGCCTCTCCGACGTCGACAACCAAGACGAGCTGCGGTCGCACATCCGCGGCATCTTCTTCTACCGCGGCGGAGGGCTCGCGCGCGGCGACCCCGGGGACATCATCCGTCGAGCCTTGTCCGAGGCGCTGGTACACTACTACCCGCTCGCCGGACGGCTCCTGGAGGTGGAGAACCGGAAACTTGCCGTTGACTGCACCGGCGAAGGGGTGACGTTCATCGAGGCAGACGCCGACGTGCGAATGGCGGATCTCGAGGCCGACGTGCCCGGGCTGATGCCGCCATTCCCGTGGATTGAGGAGCTCTGCTTCGAGGTGGACGGCTCCAGCGCTGTGCTCAACTGCCCCTTGGTGATCATTCAG GTGACGCGGCTCCTGTGCGGCGGCTTCGCCGTGTGGCATAGCTTCAACCACACCATGTGCGACGCCGCGGGGTTCATCCAGTTCCTGaacgccgtcgccgagctcgctcGAGTTCCTGaacgccgtcgccgagctcgctcCAGTCCGACCGTCGCACCTGCCTGGTCTCGCGAGGTTCTTGACGCGCGAAGCCCCCCAACGCCTGCATTCCCGCACAGCGAGTACGATCCAGTGCCTCGGGCGCAGACACCAACAGAGGACGACGTTGTAAGGCGCGCCTTCGTGTTCGGCCTTTCAGACATCGCCGCGATCAAGGAAGGCCTGCCGCCTCACCTCCGGGACAGGGCAACGAGCTTCGAGGTGCTCGCGGCGGTGCTGTGGCGCGCCCGCACGGCGTCGTTGAGGACGCTCTGGTCTGACGAGGAGGCGCGGCTGGTGACCGTCGTCAGCGCGAGGAGGCACAGCAGCGCCCTGAGCCTCCCCGCCGGCTACTACGGCTTCGCTTGCGCGTACGTCACCGTGGTGATGGCCGCCAGCACGCTGCTCAGCTGCTCGTTGGCGGACGTGGTGGAGCAGGTGCGGGAGGCCAAGGCGTCGGTGACCCCCGAGTATATGCGCTCCACTGCGGACCTTCTGGTGCTCCGTGGCCGACCGCCTTTGGCCAGGGCAAACATGTTCCTTCTGTCTGACCTCCGGCACGTTGGGTTCCAGCGCGTGGACTTCGGGTGGGGCGAGCCGGTGTACGGCGGGCCCTCTGGCGTCAAGTTCGGGAGTGCCTTTGTGGCTGTCAAGACCAGCGACGGAACAGACGCGGTGGCGGTGCCGGTCGCACTGCCAACCATGGCCATGgat TCATACAGGGAACAAACAGTTTCAGACAGCTTGTGCGGAGCGCCGCGGTTGGTCATGATGGTGGCTGGCGGGCCAGAGTTCATGCAGTCGGCCACATTGACGAACACCGGGCTCGGCTAA